The window TTTGATCCACGGCTTGAAACCCACGTGTGTCGTCACTGCGCCGCTGTGGTTTCCAGCGTCGACACCACGTCCGCGGCATCCATGCGCGCAACGTCGAGATACATCTCGGCCACCTTCTCCAGTCGCTCGTCACGGGCGGTCAGCCGCTCCGCGAGCGCCGACACGGTGCGGGCGCCGAAGATGTCGGCGACGGCCACCGTCGACGTGTCCAGCCAGGTCCTGATCCGTGACACCGCCTGCGTGGCCAGCACCGAATCGCCGCCGCAGGCGAAGAAGTCGTCGTCGGCTCCCAGTGCCACACCGTCGAGCACCCCGCCGAGGATGTCGGCGAGCGCACACTCCAGCGATGTCACCGGGGCTCGATGGGCCCTGCTCTGCGGCGAGCGCGCCTGTCCGAGCAGCTTCGCGACTGCCTGACGGTCGATCTTGCCGCCGGCGGTGAACGGGATCCGTGGGGCCGGCTCGACGATCTTCGGGATCATGTGCGGCGCGACCAGCTGCCCCATCGCCGCGATGACCCCGGCCGCGTCGACGGCCGCACCGGCGACCGGTTCGATCAGGGCCGCCAACACGTCCCGGCCGCCGTCGGCCGGGACCATCGCAGCGACCGCCGACTCGACGCCCGGGATGCGGCGCAATGCGGACTCGACCTCGCCCAGCTCGACGCGGTAACCGCTGATCTTCACCCGGTGGTCGACGCGCCCGACGAACTCGATGACGCCTCCGGTGCGGTACCTGACGAGATCACCTGTGCGATACCAGTTCTGATCCTGGTAGCGGACGAAGCGTTCCGCGGTCAGATCGGGGCGTGCGCAGTAGCCGCGGGCGATTCCGCGGCCCCCCACCCACAGCTCGCCGGGCACCCAGTCGGGACAGTCGCGGCCGTCCGGTCCGACGACACGGCATGCGTTGTTGGGCAGCGGCACGCCGAGCGGGATCGACGTCCACTCCTGCGGGATGTCCCCGACGATCTCGCAGATCGTGTTGTGTGTCGCGGTCTCGGTGGCGCCTCCGAGACCCGCGAAACGCATGCCGGGAGCCCGCTTCCGCAGCGCCCGGACCATGTCGGGGCGCACCCAGTCGCCGCCGGTGGGAACCACCCGCACCGACGACAGGTCGCCGCCGACCTCGGTCAGCATCTCCAGCCAACCGGGCATGAAGTGCAGCACCGTGACGCCGTGCTGCTCGATCAGGTGGGCCCAGACCTCGGCGTCGCGCCGGTGCTCCTCGTCGACGACCACGATCGAGCCCCCGGCGCGCAGCATGCCGAAGACGTCGAGGACGGACAGGTCGCATTCCAGCGTCGACAGGGCCAGACAACGGTCGTCGGGGCCGATCTCGAAGTGGCCGTTGATGAATTCGACAGTGTTCATCGACGCGGCGTGGGTCATCTCGACGCCCTTGGGCTCACCCGTGGAGCCGGACGTGAACAGGATGTAGGCCAGATCCGTCGGCTCCACCGCCGGCAGCGTGAAGCCGGTCGCGCGCCGGCCCACCCGGATCGCCTCCTGCACGGTCAGGGAGCACATCGTCGTCACGGGCTCGTCCCCGCACACCAAGGCCATCCGCACCCGCCCGTTGGCGAGCATGCGCGTGGCACGCTCGGCCGGATGTTCGACCCCGACCGGGACGTACACCGCGCCGAGCGCGGAGATCGCCAGCAGAGCGATCACCTGTTCGTGGTTCTTCGGCCCCATCACCGCGACCGCGTCGCCGTGCCGGATGCCGGCGACCTGCAGCGCGGCCGCGACGTCGAGAACCGTGGCCCTCAATTCTCCGTAGGTCAGCGCACCGTCGTGCGACCACACCGCGGGGGCATCCGGACGGGCCTGCGCGCGGCGGAAGAAGCCGTCGTGCAGGGTGTCTCCGCTCGCCGCGTCGGCCACCGTGTTGACCGCGTCGCGCGCCGCCTGCTGATCTGCCGGCACAGCCGTCGGATCGATGGTGTCCCAGGCGGATTCGTCGGTCGCGAGACGTTCCAGCTCGGCGATGTGGTGGGCGAACATCGCGTCGGCGACGCCGGGGCGGAACGCGTCCTCGCGGGTGTCCCAGTTGATCATCAGGCCTTCGGCCACCGGGGTCGCCTGCGCGTCGAGCAGCACCTGCGGGCCCTGCGAGATCGTCCACACCGGCCGGCCGAAGTGCTCGGTCACCTTGCCCGCGAACAGATCTCCGAGGCCGATCGCGCTGGTGTAGACGATGGGGGCCAGCACGGGCGTGCCGTGATGACGGGTCAGGTCACGCAGCACCGACAGGCCCGAGTAGCCGGCATGCCGCGCGGTCGCGTGCAGCGTCTCCTGCAGCACCCGGCAGCGTGCGAGCGGGGTGTCGGCGCCGGTGAGGTCCACGTCGAGCATCAGCGACGAGGTGAAGTCGCCGACGAGCTTGTCGACGTCGGGGTGGAACTGCTCGCGGCCGAACATGGGGAGGTTCAACAGGAATCGACGCTGGGTCGACCAGCGGGCGAGCGTGCCGGCATACGACGCCGCGACGGCCATCGCCGGTGTGATCCCGCGGCGCTGCGCGGCGGCGAACAGCGCGTCACGGGCCGCGACGTCGAGGATGTGCCAGCGCCGACGGGACCGTTTCGGGTCCTGCTGCTCGGCCCGCGGCACCAGCGGCAGCGTGGGACCTTCCGGGAGTTCGGGGATGCGCTCGGCCCACCAGCGGCGGTCCTCGTCGGACTCCGCGGTCGTGGCCGCCAGCTCCGCGCGGTACTCGCGGTAGGTGTAGCCGAGTTCGGGAAGGTCTGCGCCGCTGTAGAACTCGGCCAGGTCGGCCATGAAATTGCGGTAGCTCACCGCGTCGGAGGCCTGCATGTCCATGTCGACGTGCACTCGGGTCCGACCGTCGGCCAGCAGCGACAGCGAGAGTTGCAGCACCTCGCCGTGCAGCATCTGGTGCGACTTCTCGTGGCGGATCTCGTCGAGACGGTGTTCGGCCGTCGCGGCGTCGAGGTCGCGGAGGTCGTAGACGGTGACAGGAAGACCGCGATCGCTGATGCGCTGCATGCCGTCGGGCAGGATCTCCACCCGCAGCATCGGGTGCCGCTGCGCCAGTCGGCCCGCGGCCTCACGAAGGCGGACGGGATCCACTCCGGCGCCGTCGAACTCCACGTACAGGTGGGCGCCGACGCCGCCGAGTTGCTGATCGTCGTTGCGGCCGACCCACATCGCGTGCTGGATCGGTGCGAGCGGGAAGGTATCGGACACGTCGTCGCCGTGGACATTCGGCGCCGCCGTCTCGTCGACGATCGGAGGGGCCGAGCGGTCGGCCACCAGTTCCGTCCATGCCGCCACGGTGGGGTTCGCCGCCAGCGCCGCGAAGCCGACGTCGATGCCCTGCCGGCGCCAGCGGCCCGACAGCGACATCATCCGGATCGAGTCGAGTCCGGAGGCGATCAGATCGGCTTCCGGATCGAGGCCGCCCGGGTCGATGCCGAGGAGTTCGGCGACCTCGTCGCGGACAGACGGAGCGGTCGTCGACGCCACGCTCACCGAACCTCCTCTAGCCACCGCATATTAAGTCAGGCTGCCCTAACTTAGTGGAGGCTACCTTATATTCGGTTGACCCAAAACTCCTACCCAGAGCGGCGATTTTCACTGATGACCACTGGATTCCCGATCGAATACGGCCATGGCCTAACAAACGGCGACCTGAAGCACGGCTTCGTCCCCTTCCCCGAGGATCGCGCCGAGGCCTACCGGCGGGCCGGCTATTGGACGGGACGGCCGCTCGACTCGATCCTGACCGACGCGGCCTCCCGGTGGCCGGACAAGCCGGCGATCATCGACGCCACGCGCAGCTACACGTTCGCCGAGCTGGACGCCGCCGCCGACCGGGCCGCCGCGGGGCTGGCCGACCTCGGCATCCGCCCGGGAGAGCGGGTGCTGCTGCAGCTGCCGAACTCGTGCCAGTTCGCCGTCGCGCTCTTCGCCCTGCTGCGGGCCGGCGTCGTACCCGTGATGTGCCTGACCGGGCACCGTACGGCAGAACTCGGTCACTTCGCCGACGTCAGCGGCGCGGTCGCGGTGATCGTTCCCGACCGGGCGGGAGGGTTCGACTACCGCGACATGGCGGCCTCGCTCGCCGCGCAACGTCCGGCACTGCGCCACGTGATCGTCGACGGCAAACCCGGCGATCAGGTCTCGTGGCAGTCGATCCTCGACTTCGCCGGGCCACGTCTCGGGCGCACGCCAGTCGATCCGTCGCTTCCGGCGCTGTTGCTGGTCTCGGGCGGAACCACGGGGCTGCCCAAGCTCATCGCACGCACCCACGACGACTACGTCTACAACGCGCATGCCTGCGCGCAGGCATGCGAGATGACCGGTGAGGACGCCTATCTCGTTGCGCTGCCCGCGGGGCACAACTTCCCGCTGGCCTGTCCCGGGCTGCTCGGGTCGATGACGGTCGGAGCGCCGACGGTGTTCACCGCAGACCCCAGCCCGGAGAACGCCTTCGCGTTGATCGACAAGCATCGGATCACGGTGACCGGGTTGGTGAACGCACTGGCCAAGTTGTGGGCGCAGGCGTGCGACTGGGAGCCGGTGCTGCCGACGTCACTGCGGTTCGTCCAGGTCGGCGGGTCGCGGATGAGCCCGGAGGAAGCGCGTTTCATCCTCGACCGGCTCACCCCGGGAATGTCGCAGATCTTCGGCATGGCCGAGGGGATGCTCAACTTCACCCGGCCCGGCGATCCCGAGGACGTCGTGGTGCACACGCAGGGACGGCCGATGTCGCCGCACGACGAGATGCGCGTCGTCGACGAGGACGGTGTCGAGGTCGCACCCGGCGAGGAGGGCGAGCTGCTGGTCCGGGGGCCCTACACGCTCAATGGGTACTACCGGGCCGACGACGCCAACGCCCGCTCCTTCACGCCGGACGGCTTCTACCGCACGGGTGACCGGGTCCGGATCTTCACCGACGGGCCCCGTGCCGGGTACGTCGAGGTCACCGGCCGGGTCAAGGACGTGATCCACCGCGGTGGTGAGACGGTGTCGGCGACCGACCTTGAGGATCACCTGCACACCCACCCGTCCGTCTACGCGGCGGCCGCAGTGGCGCTGCCCGACGAGTACCTGGGCGAGAAAATCTGCGCTGCAGTCGTTTTCACGGGACCGCCGCTCACGCTCGCCGATCTCAATGCCTTCCTCGACGAGCGCGGCGCCTCCACGCACGCGCGTCCCGATGTGCTGGTTCCGGTACCGTCGCTGCCGACGACAGCGGTGGGCAAGGTCGACAAGAAGGCACTCGTGGCGCAGTTGACGGCGAATTCCTAGGTGACGCCGGTCTTCTCGGACTGCGGTGCGAGCAGCTCGACGATCCGGTCCGATACCGCGGCGGCCGTCGGGTGTTCCCACAGCAGGGTCGGCGGCAGCGCCAACCCCGTCCGCTTCTCCAGCGTGCGCCTTAGCGCGACGGTCATGATCGAGTCGACGCCCGTTTCGACCAGCGGCACCCGCGGATCGACATCCGTCTCGGACAATCCGAGTTCGGCGGCGACGGCCTCGATCACCTGTTGCGCCACCCACTCGCCGAGGTCGGCGTCACCGGGACCCGCCGCGACATCGCCACCGTCACTCTGGTCCGTGGGCGCGACATCGGCGAGCATCGGCACCGCCGAGGCCTCGGGAAGCACCGGCAGCACAACCACATTGGGATCCTGACCGCGCATCGCGGAGTCGAGGGCGCGGAACGCGTCATCGGCACCGACCGTCCCCATCCCCAGCGCCTCGAGCTGGGCCGCGACGAAGCCGGACGTGGACCCCATGCCCAGGCCCCGCCATGCCGTCCACGCGATGCTGACCGTGCGGTCCCCCAGGCTCCGCCGGTGCCGCGCGGCGGCGTCGAGAAACGCGTTGGCACAGGCGTAGGCGCCCTGACCCGGAAACCCGGCGAGGTACCCACACGACGAGAACAGCACCATCCAGTCCAGCTGCCCGGGTGGGAACAACTCGTGCAGGGTCAGCGTCCCGGCGACCTTCGGCCGCATCGCCGCGTGAAGGTCGGCAGCAGATGTGGTGAGCAGCAGCGCACCGGCTTCCACGCCCGCGGCATGGACGACCCCCCGCACGGCGGGCAGCTCCCGCAGGATCGTCCTGAGCTGATCGCCTGCGCCGGGCGCTCCGATGTCGACCGCCGCGATGTGCACGGTCACACCGCGCTCCTCCAGCGCCGTCACCGCCCGGACCGCGTGGTCACCGCTGTCCGCCCACTGCGTGCGGTGCGGCACGCCGGACCGCGACAGCAGCACCAGACGTCGCGCGCCGAGGTCGGCCAGCCGCTGCGCGATCCGCAGCCCCAGCGCGCCCGTACCGCCGGTGATCAGATACGTACCGCCCGGCGTGCACGCCATCGCGTCGCCACCGGCGGGCCGCGCGGGCGTCAACCGCGCCGTACACGCCCGCCCGTCCCGGAACACCACGACGCCGTGCCCGGCCATCGAAGCCAGCACGCCGACCGGCAGCGGACCGTCGGCGACGTCGAGCACCCCGCCCCACAGCTGCGGATGCTCGGCGGCGGCGACCCGCGCCAATCCCCACAGCGGCGCATGCACGAGGTTCGCGCCTTCCTGCACCCGCCGGGTCAGCACCCACAGCGGAGCCTCGGACCCCTTGGCGTGCAACACCTTCAGACTGTTCAGCACCAGCTCGGCCGACGCCTCGGGTGACGCGTCGACAGGCGGGACCAGCAGCACGACCGCGCCTGGCTCGAGCGTGTCCGACACCTCGTCGACCGTCGAGTGGACGTCGACCGGCACCCCGGCGGCGAGGAGATCCCGCTGGACCTCGGCGCTGTCCCCGCCTGCGACCAGAGCGACCTCGACTGGGCGCGCCTCGACGTCGTAGCATGTTTCATGCCACGCCACGTGGTGCATCATGCGCGAGAGATCCACTCCCGCTGGACTTTCCAGTTCCTCGAAGGTCATGCCGGCGATGAAGGCGCGCACGGCTCCGGACTCGTCGGCGATCGTCACATCGGTGGTGGTGCCTCCGCGGTGCCGCACGTGCAGCAGCGCCACCGCAGGCGGATCAGCGCAGACGTGCACGCGCTCGATGTGCGCGGGCATCCGCAGCCGCGGCGGACCGTCGAACACCGTGGACGCGGCCGAGGTCGCGGCATCGAGCAACCCCGCCCAGGTCTCGGGCGCCGAGCCGTCCTCCTGCGCCGAAACCCGAAGCATGAGTTCACCGCTTCCCCGGCGCATGTCGCGCACCTGCCAATCGAAGCCCATCGCCGCCACCCCGACTCCGGCGAGCGTGTCGACGACATGACCCGCCGGCAAGGACTCGGCGCACCGGGTCCAGACGCGCTCGTCGATCGGCTCGCCGAACTCCTCGTCGGTGG is drawn from Mycolicibacterium gilvum and contains these coding sequences:
- a CDS encoding (2,3-dihydroxybenzoyl)adenylate synthase; this encodes MTTGFPIEYGHGLTNGDLKHGFVPFPEDRAEAYRRAGYWTGRPLDSILTDAASRWPDKPAIIDATRSYTFAELDAAADRAAAGLADLGIRPGERVLLQLPNSCQFAVALFALLRAGVVPVMCLTGHRTAELGHFADVSGAVAVIVPDRAGGFDYRDMAASLAAQRPALRHVIVDGKPGDQVSWQSILDFAGPRLGRTPVDPSLPALLLVSGGTTGLPKLIARTHDDYVYNAHACAQACEMTGEDAYLVALPAGHNFPLACPGLLGSMTVGAPTVFTADPSPENAFALIDKHRITVTGLVNALAKLWAQACDWEPVLPTSLRFVQVGGSRMSPEEARFILDRLTPGMSQIFGMAEGMLNFTRPGDPEDVVVHTQGRPMSPHDEMRVVDEDGVEVAPGEEGELLVRGPYTLNGYYRADDANARSFTPDGFYRTGDRVRIFTDGPRAGYVEVTGRVKDVIHRGGETVSATDLEDHLHTHPSVYAAAAVALPDEYLGEKICAAVVFTGPPLTLADLNAFLDERGASTHARPDVLVPVPSLPTTAVGKVDKKALVAQLTANS
- a CDS encoding non-ribosomal peptide synthetase codes for the protein MSVASTTAPSVRDEVAELLGIDPGGLDPEADLIASGLDSIRMMSLSGRWRRQGIDVGFAALAANPTVAAWTELVADRSAPPIVDETAAPNVHGDDVSDTFPLAPIQHAMWVGRNDDQQLGGVGAHLYVEFDGAGVDPVRLREAAGRLAQRHPMLRVEILPDGMQRISDRGLPVTVYDLRDLDAATAEHRLDEIRHEKSHQMLHGEVLQLSLSLLADGRTRVHVDMDMQASDAVSYRNFMADLAEFYSGADLPELGYTYREYRAELAATTAESDEDRRWWAERIPELPEGPTLPLVPRAEQQDPKRSRRRWHILDVAARDALFAAAQRRGITPAMAVAASYAGTLARWSTQRRFLLNLPMFGREQFHPDVDKLVGDFTSSLMLDVDLTGADTPLARCRVLQETLHATARHAGYSGLSVLRDLTRHHGTPVLAPIVYTSAIGLGDLFAGKVTEHFGRPVWTISQGPQVLLDAQATPVAEGLMINWDTREDAFRPGVADAMFAHHIAELERLATDESAWDTIDPTAVPADQQAARDAVNTVADAASGDTLHDGFFRRAQARPDAPAVWSHDGALTYGELRATVLDVAAALQVAGIRHGDAVAVMGPKNHEQVIALLAISALGAVYVPVGVEHPAERATRMLANGRVRMALVCGDEPVTTMCSLTVQEAIRVGRRATGFTLPAVEPTDLAYILFTSGSTGEPKGVEMTHAASMNTVEFINGHFEIGPDDRCLALSTLECDLSVLDVFGMLRAGGSIVVVDEEHRRDAEVWAHLIEQHGVTVLHFMPGWLEMLTEVGGDLSSVRVVPTGGDWVRPDMVRALRKRAPGMRFAGLGGATETATHNTICEIVGDIPQEWTSIPLGVPLPNNACRVVGPDGRDCPDWVPGELWVGGRGIARGYCARPDLTAERFVRYQDQNWYRTGDLVRYRTGGVIEFVGRVDHRVKISGYRVELGEVESALRRIPGVESAVAAMVPADGGRDVLAALIEPVAGAAVDAAGVIAAMGQLVAPHMIPKIVEPAPRIPFTAGGKIDRQAVAKLLGQARSPQSRAHRAPVTSLECALADILGGVLDGVALGADDDFFACGGDSVLATQAVSRIRTWLDTSTVAVADIFGARTVSALAERLTARDERLEKVAEMYLDVARMDAADVVSTLETTAAQ